One genomic window of Malaciobacter molluscorum LMG 25693 includes the following:
- a CDS encoding MOSC domain-containing protein, producing MEVDLKSIAIGKIKNYSIKNKDFESAYKKDIFLNSAKVDKDGFIDDFQADKRYHGGEDKAIHIGSNTHLTKNPDFDKLFIGCNIIVEKLDEKDICVGDIYKIGEIKIQVTQPRHPCWKISAIFTKDINKYIVKNHATGWYAKVLKEGTMNITDKMVLEKRVSNLTIYNLSNFLKNRPNDKRIINEILESEFIAQSYKQDFLKALDKK from the coding sequence ATGGAAGTAGATTTAAAAAGTATTGCAATTGGAAAAATAAAAAATTATTCAATAAAAAATAAAGATTTTGAAAGTGCATACAAAAAAGATATTTTTCTAAATTCTGCAAAAGTTGATAAAGATGGATTTATAGATGATTTTCAAGCAGACAAAAGATACCATGGAGGAGAAGATAAGGCTATTCATATAGGATCAAATACTCACCTTACAAAAAATCCTGATTTTGATAAACTTTTTATTGGTTGCAATATAATAGTTGAGAAATTAGATGAAAAAGATATTTGCGTAGGAGATATTTATAAAATTGGTGAAATTAAAATTCAAGTAACTCAACCAAGACATCCATGTTGGAAAATTTCTGCAATCTTTACTAAAGATATAAATAAATATATTGTGAAAAATCATGCAACAGGTTGGTATGCAAAGGTTTTAAAAGAAGGAACAATGAATATAACAGATAAAATGGTTTTAGAAAAAAGAGTTTCAAATTTAACTATTTATAATTTATCAAACTTCTTAAAAAATAGACCAAATGATAAAAGAATAATAAATGAAATTTTAGAATCAGAATTTATAGCACAAAGTTATAAACAAGACTTCTTAAAAGCATTAGATAAAAAGTAA
- the nifD gene encoding nitrogenase molybdenum-iron protein alpha chain, producing the protein MGEETLKTQQQEAIEEVLSAYPDKAAKNRAKHLGVDSPEGVKGSCDTTRSNKQTVPGVMSQRGCAYAGSKGVVWGPIKDMIHISHGPIGCGQYSRGGRRNYYIGTTGVDTFVTMNFSTDFNEKDIVFGGDKKLKKALEEIDELFPLNNGISIQSECPIGLIGDDIQSVSKIYKKETGTQTVAVSCEGFRGVSQSLGHHIANDMIRDHVMPDESYKKDFESTPYDVSIIGDYNIGGDAWATRILLEEIGLRVIAQWSGDASYKEMAIAAKSKLNLLHCYRSMNYISRHMEQEFGIPWMEYNFFGPTNTTESLRKIAAFFDEKIQNKTEEVIAKYTAMTDKVIAKYRPLLEGKKVMLYVGGLRPRHVIGAYEDLGMEVIGTGYEFAHGDDYKRTKEDLKRSTLIYDDANEFELEQFVKKMRPDLVAAGVKEKYVFQKMGLPFRQMHSWDYSGPYHGYDAFAVFAKDMDLAMNSPVWNHTQAPWEKEEIGA; encoded by the coding sequence ATGGGTGAAGAAACATTAAAAACTCAACAACAAGAGGCTATTGAAGAAGTTTTAAGTGCTTATCCTGATAAAGCTGCAAAAAATAGAGCTAAGCACTTAGGCGTAGATAGTCCTGAAGGAGTAAAAGGTTCTTGTGATACTACAAGAAGTAATAAACAAACAGTTCCAGGAGTTATGTCTCAAAGAGGATGTGCATATGCTGGTTCTAAAGGTGTTGTTTGGGGACCAATAAAAGATATGATTCATATTTCTCATGGTCCTATTGGTTGTGGTCAATATTCAAGAGGTGGAAGAAGAAATTATTATATTGGAACAACAGGTGTTGATACATTTGTAACTATGAACTTTTCAACTGATTTTAATGAAAAAGATATTGTTTTTGGTGGAGATAAAAAATTAAAAAAAGCATTAGAAGAGATTGATGAACTTTTTCCTTTAAATAATGGTATTTCTATTCAATCTGAATGTCCAATTGGACTTATTGGAGATGATATTCAATCAGTTTCAAAAATTTATAAAAAAGAGACTGGAACACAAACAGTTGCAGTTTCATGTGAAGGATTTAGAGGTGTTTCTCAAAGTTTAGGACATCATATAGCAAATGATATGATTAGAGATCATGTTATGCCTGATGAGTCATATAAAAAAGATTTTGAATCAACACCTTATGATGTGTCAATTATTGGAGATTATAATATTGGTGGAGATGCATGGGCAACTAGAATTTTATTAGAAGAAATAGGATTAAGAGTAATTGCTCAATGGTCTGGTGATGCTTCTTATAAAGAGATGGCTATTGCCGCAAAATCAAAATTAAATTTACTTCATTGTTATAGATCAATGAATTATATTTCAAGACACATGGAACAAGAATTTGGAATTCCTTGGATGGAGTATAACTTTTTTGGACCAACAAATACTACTGAAAGTTTAAGAAAAATTGCAGCATTTTTTGATGAAAAAATTCAAAATAAAACAGAAGAAGTTATTGCAAAATATACAGCTATGACTGATAAGGTTATCGCAAAATATAGACCTCTATTAGAGGGTAAAAAAGTTATGCTTTATGTTGGTGGATTAAGACCAAGGCATGTTATTGGGGCATATGAGGATTTAGGTATGGAAGTTATTGGAACTGGTTATGAATTTGCACATGGAGATGATTATAAAAGAACAAAAGAGGATTTAAAAAGATCTACTTTGATTTATGATGATGCAAATGAGTTCGAACTTGAGCAGTTTGTAAAAAAAATGAGACCAGATTTAGTAGCGGCTGGAGTAAAAGAAAAATATGTATTTCAAAAAATGGGATTACCTTTTAGACAGATGCATTCATGGGATTATAGTGGTCCTTATCATGGATATGATGCATTTGCTGTGTTTGCAAAAGATATGGATTTGGCTATGAATTCTCCTGTGTGGAATCATACTCAAGCACCATGGGAAAAAGAAGAGATAGGAGCTTAA
- a CDS encoding nitrogenase-stabilizing/protective protein NifW: protein MKTIDEFYRLKNTEDFFDFFDMEYDQKLINVKRFHIMKEYGNLIKKGLNSIAEENKLMDFLKFSLLRVYMDFKNGYAPSAAQVWNMFEKGNLSGCSSCSSSLGGSCGC, encoded by the coding sequence ATGAAAACAATTGATGAATTTTATAGATTGAAGAATACAGAAGACTTTTTTGATTTTTTTGATATGGAATATGATCAAAAATTAATCAATGTAAAAAGATTTCATATTATGAAAGAGTATGGAAATCTTATAAAAAAAGGTTTAAACTCAATAGCAGAAGAGAATAAACTAATGGACTTTTTAAAGTTTTCATTATTAAGAGTTTATATGGATTTTAAAAATGGATACGCTCCAAGTGCTGCGCAAGTTTGGAATATGTTTGAAAAAGGTAATTTGTCAGGATGTTCTTCTTGTTCATCAAGTTTAGGAGGAAGTTGTGGCTGCTAA
- the nifK gene encoding nitrogenase molybdenum-iron protein subunit beta: protein MQDVDNIVNGQKLFLKPEYQEVLENKKQFESSVGATNFQKVEEIAEWTKSWEYREKNLSREAITINPAKACQPLGAVMVGLGFENTMPYVHGSHGCVAYFRTYFTRHFKEPTPCVSDSMSESAAVFGGLANMKDGLRNCNALYKPDMIAVSTTCMAEVIGDDLNAFVTGAREYAQGELDNVEIPYAHTPSFVGSHITGYDNMMKATLEQLNPSRTEKVLDEERINIIPGFEPYLGSLREIKNISKMFSDKIIMIGDHEEQWDTGAGEYKLYAGGTKIEDAKTAINAKATISLQKYSTVLTAKTIKNKWKQDYVTCNPIGLSGTDAFVMKLSELTNKEVPNELKNQRAKLVDAMQDSYSYMHGKKFAIWGDPDFLLGMVSFLIEMGSIPTHIVCHNAPRKGWEDDMKTILDKSNRKEECNIWPGKDLWALRSLLFTEPVDFMIGNVYGKELYRDTKIPLIRIGFPIFDRHHLHRYSISGYEGGINLLTWITNSILDHLDEETKNIAQTDYFFDAVR, encoded by the coding sequence ATGCAAGATGTAGATAATATAGTAAATGGACAAAAGCTATTCTTAAAACCTGAATATCAAGAGGTTTTAGAAAATAAAAAACAATTTGAAAGTTCAGTTGGAGCAACTAATTTTCAAAAAGTTGAAGAGATTGCTGAGTGGACAAAATCATGGGAGTATAGAGAAAAAAACTTAAGTAGAGAAGCAATTACAATTAATCCAGCTAAAGCATGCCAGCCTTTGGGTGCTGTTATGGTAGGTCTTGGATTTGAAAATACTATGCCTTATGTTCATGGTTCACATGGTTGTGTTGCATACTTTAGAACATATTTTACTAGACATTTTAAAGAACCAACTCCTTGTGTATCTGATTCTATGAGTGAATCAGCAGCAGTTTTTGGTGGTTTGGCAAATATGAAAGATGGCTTGAGAAACTGTAATGCTTTATATAAACCAGATATGATAGCAGTTTCAACTACTTGTATGGCAGAAGTAATTGGTGATGATTTAAATGCATTTGTTACAGGTGCTAGAGAGTATGCCCAAGGGGAATTAGATAATGTTGAAATTCCATATGCTCATACTCCATCTTTTGTTGGTTCTCATATTACAGGTTATGATAATATGATGAAAGCAACATTAGAACAATTAAATCCATCTAGAACAGAAAAAGTTTTAGATGAAGAAAGAATAAATATAATTCCAGGATTTGAACCATATTTGGGATCTTTAAGAGAAATTAAAAATATTTCAAAAATGTTCAGTGATAAAATCATTATGATTGGAGACCATGAAGAACAATGGGATACAGGAGCAGGAGAATATAAATTATATGCTGGTGGAACAAAAATAGAAGATGCAAAAACTGCAATTAATGCAAAAGCAACTATCTCTTTACAAAAGTATTCTACTGTTTTAACTGCAAAAACAATAAAAAACAAATGGAAACAAGATTATGTAACTTGTAATCCAATAGGTTTAAGTGGTACAGATGCTTTTGTTATGAAATTATCAGAATTAACTAATAAAGAAGTTCCAAATGAACTAAAAAATCAAAGAGCTAAATTAGTTGATGCGATGCAAGATTCTTATTCATATATGCATGGTAAAAAATTTGCAATTTGGGGAGATCCTGACTTTTTGTTGGGTATGGTTTCTTTTTTAATTGAAATGGGTTCTATTCCAACTCATATTGTTTGTCATAACGCACCAAGAAAAGGTTGGGAAGATGATATGAAAACAATACTTGACAAATCAAATAGAAAAGAAGAGTGTAATATTTGGCCAGGAAAAGATTTATGGGCTTTAAGAAGTTTATTATTTACAGAACCAGTTGATTTTATGATTGGTAATGTTTATGGAAAAGAACTTTATAGAGATACTAAAATCCCTCTAATTAGAATAGGTTTTCCTATTTTTGATAGGCATCATTTACATAGATATTCAATAAGTGGTTATGAAGGTGGAATAAATCTTTTAACTTGGATTACTAACTCTATTTTAGACCATTTAGATGAAGAAACTAAAAATATTGCTCAAACAGATTACTTTTTTGATGCAGTAAGATAA
- a CDS encoding SEL1-like repeat protein, with the protein MNLSIKSIFILIMFSMILASCRDEKVELKKSTYDIKQCNKRIYTKENLVDYKRLISDGEIQGYNCVGLYYMRDKDYKKAEEYFIKGKEKGSIESYLQLGSLYSNFLNQKDKAIEYYKIAANNGKAKAAHNLGVIYDKKFQYKKALKWYKKSFEKGDTYSLLAMAHIYRKQEKYEKAIETFKKVGELGNAKGYFNLGIFYDKEKDFKDKKKSYTYFLKCYEMGLGKCAGAIGQGYEEDLKDYEKAIEWYKKGFELKSKDSVSRLGFIYWEVLKDNQKAIYWFKKGYEELGCISCLASVGNIYALSLRDYYNAIKWYKKASKLGYASSTYNIGYTYDKDLNDKENAIKWYKKAAKMGHQNAKYHLKKLGINYE; encoded by the coding sequence TTGAACTTATCTATAAAATCCATATTTATCCTAATTATGTTTTCAATGATATTAGCTTCATGTCGTGATGAAAAAGTAGAATTAAAAAAAAGTACGTATGATATAAAACAGTGTAATAAGAGAATTTATACAAAAGAAAATTTAGTAGATTATAAAAGATTAATTTCAGATGGAGAGATACAAGGCTATAACTGTGTAGGCTTGTATTATATGAGAGATAAAGATTATAAAAAGGCTGAAGAGTATTTTATAAAAGGGAAAGAAAAAGGAAGTATAGAGTCATACTTGCAATTGGGAAGTTTGTATTCAAACTTTTTAAATCAAAAAGATAAAGCAATAGAATATTATAAAATAGCAGCAAATAATGGAAAAGCAAAAGCAGCACATAATTTAGGTGTAATTTATGATAAAAAGTTTCAATATAAAAAAGCTCTAAAGTGGTATAAGAAATCCTTTGAAAAAGGTGATACTTATTCGTTGCTAGCGATGGCTCATATATATAGAAAACAAGAAAAATACGAAAAGGCTATTGAGACTTTTAAAAAAGTAGGAGAATTAGGAAATGCAAAAGGATATTTTAATTTAGGTATATTTTATGATAAAGAAAAAGACTTTAAGGATAAAAAGAAATCTTATACTTATTTTCTCAAATGTTATGAAATGGGTTTAGGAAAATGTGCTGGTGCTATAGGACAAGGATATGAAGAAGATTTAAAAGATTATGAAAAGGCAATAGAGTGGTATAAAAAAGGCTTTGAGCTAAAAAGTAAAGATTCAGTTTCAAGATTAGGCTTTATATATTGGGAAGTTTTAAAAGATAATCAAAAAGCAATTTATTGGTTTAAAAAAGGATATGAAGAGTTAGGTTGTATCTCTTGTCTTGCAAGTGTTGGAAATATTTATGCCTTATCCTTAAGAGATTATTATAATGCAATAAAATGGTATAAAAAAGCTAGTAAACTAGGATATGCAAGTTCAACATATAATATAGGATATACCTATGATAAAGATTTAAATGATAAAGAAAATGCAATAAAATGGTATAAAAAAGCAGCAAAAATGGGGCATCAAAATGCAAAATACCATTTAAAAAAACTAGGAATAAATTATGAATAG
- a CDS encoding RNA polymerase factor sigma-54: MAQVLSTSIAQKQSLSLSLKLWLPMLQSSLQDLEKHLKNISYENPFLEVKKPKDFYNDFISQGVSSEFVESLAIYKKSLNDKISEQICEPLFPTPNSQKVATEILCDINEEGYFEGDIESIAINCNVTSSYVESIRQRFSMLEPSGVGSIDLSESFLFQLDASDKKIDDELYKFIKKIIKNIKVLDRYATHHRFEDAKEVIKHFNNPPSIEYINTNTQIIPDFFVEVNEDINIKINNAYYPDIEVKDPFSSKKLEIKEKIKQARDLVNLLNLRKSTLYKIVLLIVEKQISFFVGGELKPFSMQELANELNFAESTISRAVANKYIECSLGVFSLKHFFTNAVNNKDLSSSQIKSYIKSLIEYENRTEPLTDQHILEKVFEKYNLKMVRRTVTKYRKILDIPSSKERKKLYKVESL; encoded by the coding sequence ATGGCTCAAGTATTATCAACATCAATAGCACAAAAACAAAGTCTTAGTTTATCTTTGAAGTTATGGCTTCCTATGCTACAATCTTCACTCCAAGATTTAGAAAAACATTTAAAAAATATATCTTATGAAAATCCATTTTTAGAGGTTAAAAAACCAAAAGATTTTTATAATGATTTTATATCTCAAGGAGTTAGTTCTGAATTTGTTGAGTCTTTAGCAATATATAAAAAATCATTAAATGATAAAATAAGTGAACAAATATGTGAACCACTTTTTCCAACTCCAAATTCACAAAAAGTTGCAACTGAAATTTTATGTGATATAAATGAAGAGGGATATTTTGAAGGAGATATTGAAAGTATTGCTATAAATTGTAATGTCACTTCAAGTTATGTTGAATCAATTAGACAAAGATTTTCAATGTTAGAACCAAGTGGTGTTGGCTCAATAGATTTATCAGAATCATTTTTATTTCAACTTGATGCTTCTGATAAAAAGATTGATGATGAATTATATAAATTTATAAAAAAAATTATAAAAAATATAAAAGTTTTAGATAGATATGCAACTCACCATAGATTTGAAGATGCAAAAGAGGTTATAAAACATTTTAATAATCCTCCATCAATTGAGTACATAAATACAAATACTCAAATAATTCCAGATTTTTTTGTGGAAGTAAATGAAGATATAAATATAAAAATAAATAATGCTTATTATCCAGATATAGAAGTAAAAGATCCTTTCTCTTCTAAAAAACTAGAAATAAAAGAGAAGATAAAACAAGCAAGAGATTTAGTAAATTTATTAAATTTAAGAAAATCAACTCTTTATAAAATTGTATTGTTAATTGTGGAAAAACAAATATCATTTTTTGTTGGGGGTGAACTAAAACCTTTTTCTATGCAAGAATTGGCAAATGAACTTAATTTTGCAGAATCAACTATAAGTCGAGCAGTTGCAAATAAATATATTGAGTGTAGTTTAGGAGTTTTTTCTTTAAAACACTTTTTTACAAATGCAGTTAATAATAAAGATTTATCTTCATCTCAAATTAAAAGTTATATCAAAAGTTTGATTGAGTATGAAAATAGAACCGAACCTTTAACAGACCAACATATTTTAGAAAAAGTTTTTGAAAAATATAATCTTAAAATGGTAAGAAGAACTGTTACTAAATATAGAAAAATTCTAGATATTCCTTCTTCAAAAGAGAGAAAAAAACTTTATAAGGTGGAAAGTTTATAA
- a CDS encoding 2Fe-2S iron-sulfur cluster-binding protein encodes MTTRVEIINDFLAINVKPGSTIQDVVEASGSALPFGCRDGECGTCIVEIEQGMEFLSEINEKEKKVIKEACAGTCTDKTRLSCQMKIVKPNGLVRIKY; translated from the coding sequence ATGACAACAAGAGTAGAGATTATAAATGATTTTTTAGCAATCAATGTAAAACCGGGAAGTACAATTCAAGATGTTGTAGAGGCATCAGGTTCTGCATTACCTTTTGGGTGTAGAGATGGTGAGTGTGGTACTTGTATTGTAGAAATAGAACAAGGAATGGAATTTTTATCTGAAATAAATGAAAAAGAAAAAAAAGTAATAAAAGAGGCTTGTGCAGGTACATGTACAGATAAGACTAGACTTTCATGTCAAATGAAAATAGTTAAACCAAATGGTTTAGTAAGAATTAAGTATTAA
- the nifH gene encoding nitrogenase iron protein — MSELRQIAFYGKGGIGKSTTSQNTLAAMCHYYGKKILIVGCDPKADSTRLILHEKAQSTIMQLASEAGTVEDLELEDVCKPGADEFNIDNTDITEGFINCTESGGPEPGVGCAGRGVITAINFLEEEGAYDEDLDFVSYDVLGDVVCGGFAMPIREGKAQEIYIVMSGEMMAMYAANNISKGILKYANTGGVRLAGLICNARMTDKEYDLAKNLATQIGTQMIHFVPRSNHVQRAELRRMTVVEFAPNSDQALEYKELARKIIENDLKVIPRPLEMDDLENLLMEYGLEEEVEEDAIGKKAEA, encoded by the coding sequence ATGTCAGAATTAAGACAAATAGCATTTTATGGAAAAGGCGGAATTGGTAAGTCAACTACTTCTCAAAATACATTAGCAGCAATGTGTCACTACTATGGTAAAAAAATATTAATTGTTGGATGTGATCCTAAAGCAGATTCAACTAGATTAATTTTACATGAAAAAGCACAATCAACAATTATGCAATTAGCAAGTGAAGCAGGAACTGTTGAAGATTTAGAATTAGAAGATGTATGTAAACCAGGTGCAGATGAATTTAATATCGATAATACAGATATAACTGAAGGATTTATTAATTGTACTGAATCAGGTGGACCAGAGCCAGGTGTTGGATGTGCGGGACGTGGTGTAATTACTGCAATTAATTTTTTAGAAGAAGAAGGTGCGTATGATGAAGATTTAGATTTTGTATCTTATGACGTACTTGGAGATGTTGTTTGTGGTGGATTTGCAATGCCAATTAGAGAGGGTAAAGCACAAGAGATTTATATTGTTATGTCAGGTGAAATGATGGCTATGTATGCAGCTAATAATATTTCAAAAGGTATATTGAAATATGCAAATACAGGTGGAGTTAGACTTGCTGGACTTATTTGTAATGCAAGAATGACAGATAAAGAGTATGACTTAGCTAAAAATTTAGCTACACAAATTGGTACTCAAATGATTCACTTTGTTCCAAGATCAAATCATGTGCAAAGAGCAGAGTTAAGAAGAATGACAGTAGTTGAATTTGCTCCAAATTCTGATCAAGCACTTGAATATAAAGAATTAGCAAGAAAAATTATTGAAAATGATTTAAAAGTTATTCCAAGACCATTAGAAATGGATGATCTAGAAAATTTATTAATGGAATATGGTTTAGAAGAAGAAGTTGAAGAAGATGCAATTGGTAAAAAAGCAGAAGCATAA
- a CDS encoding T6SS phospholipase effector Tle1-like catalytic domain-containing protein, with amino-acid sequence MNSNDITIGEVFFKESEGAHFYRYSIEETNKNIDDYDSSIRTRCAYIIVTEEESEKVNKDEKDKKKILNKVKDEYSKYLTQAITKESENLTKDDLTALTKINIDKKIVNLTSLRLYNANSYGSVLKAKGYTYAYNQKLEDSLKQKGETKSIGTLVFNKDSCQKIINEEQIRNLEKESAYIIVSVPYVYNIKKDSPKKELEVIIYEENITASYMPEVVVEYGVFFDGTNNNIYNINFYMNYVEFLEEPAKYIEENKGRDLETKPDIKMYDTIQEYIVSEPNPKMNDEVLLLLISQIDKAKKEIRYFDEDSNLETEEKELLQSLKANHARKVFEYFVEVKKKLNTSEEKNREEFIRENILVDDSEDSSFVNGETNISRLYNLYDGADVKRDKTILSTTRFKLYESGAGTNNPFIQKGYEEDSVLFGSGLGGEKFLTKDKTGIEAHIIYTCIKIAEQFRASKISYITKLYFDVFGFSRGAATARHFICSILNNSEKSDDKYSIKMKKGENIFTPFFGSNGIVFIDGKRYYNPLNTQNRYYGSGRSRIKNPYYGKEKISIEFINFRFVGIYDTVPHFGIKQSNDFESLNLNFFKDGNDEKIGQVVHLMASDEFRYNFDAYSIFLDKNQELQKTDGITLSGGKKFEEYFIPGSHSDVGGGYNTSSETTLLTKRYVKDYDKIPINIENILIAWNKKYNWLKTNNISKVKLKDDIKENNEDGFYYCIVPEVITGTSMLQPVLFLYMHKKEILNKYEYVTLKIMYERAIYKDMTNGKHLGKKEALEIVPFGSLSLYSLKKDDFLTSIYKVLEVKGEFKNDDDKYKKLKDNYIHHSSKYADFVNKASFKNKDKTDFYGKRVIYTASGEKFTRG; translated from the coding sequence ATGAATAGTAATGATATAACAATAGGAGAAGTTTTTTTTAAAGAGAGTGAAGGTGCACATTTTTATAGATACTCTATTGAAGAGACTAATAAAAATATAGATGATTATGACTCTTCCATTAGAACTAGATGTGCTTATATTATTGTAACTGAAGAAGAGAGTGAAAAAGTAAATAAAGATGAAAAAGATAAAAAGAAAATATTAAATAAAGTAAAAGATGAATATAGTAAATATTTAACACAAGCTATAACAAAAGAGAGTGAAAATCTAACTAAAGATGATTTAACTGCTTTAACTAAGATAAATATAGATAAAAAAATAGTAAATTTGACTTCTTTGCGTTTATATAATGCAAATTCTTATGGAAGCGTTTTAAAAGCAAAAGGTTATACCTATGCTTATAATCAAAAATTAGAAGATAGTTTAAAACAAAAAGGTGAAACTAAAAGCATAGGAACTTTAGTTTTTAATAAAGATAGTTGTCAAAAGATAATAAATGAAGAACAAATAAGAAATCTAGAAAAAGAGAGTGCTTATATAATAGTATCTGTTCCTTATGTATATAATATAAAAAAAGACTCGCCCAAAAAAGAGCTTGAAGTAATTATTTATGAAGAAAATATTACAGCTTCATATATGCCTGAAGTAGTAGTTGAATATGGAGTTTTTTTTGATGGAACAAATAATAATATTTATAATATAAATTTTTATATGAATTATGTAGAATTTTTAGAAGAACCAGCTAAGTATATTGAAGAGAATAAAGGTAGAGATTTAGAGACAAAACCTGATATTAAAATGTATGATACTATTCAAGAATATATAGTATCAGAACCAAATCCGAAAATGAATGATGAGGTTTTACTTTTATTGATTTCTCAAATTGATAAAGCAAAAAAAGAGATAAGATATTTTGATGAAGATTCAAATTTAGAAACAGAAGAAAAAGAGTTACTTCAAAGTCTAAAAGCAAATCATGCAAGAAAAGTATTTGAATATTTTGTTGAAGTGAAAAAAAAGTTAAATACAAGTGAAGAAAAAAATAGAGAAGAATTTATAAGAGAAAATATATTAGTTGATGATAGTGAAGATAGTAGTTTTGTAAATGGTGAGACAAATATTAGTAGATTGTATAATCTTTATGATGGAGCAGATGTAAAAAGGGATAAAACTATTCTTTCAACAACTAGATTTAAATTGTATGAAAGTGGTGCAGGAACAAATAATCCTTTTATTCAAAAAGGCTATGAAGAAGATTCTGTTTTATTTGGTTCTGGTCTTGGTGGAGAAAAGTTTTTAACAAAAGATAAGACTGGAATAGAAGCTCATATTATTTATACTTGTATAAAAATAGCAGAACAATTTAGAGCATCAAAAATTAGTTATATAACTAAATTATATTTTGATGTTTTTGGTTTTAGTAGAGGTGCAGCAACTGCTAGGCATTTTATCTGTTCAATTTTGAATAATTCAGAAAAAAGTGATGATAAGTATAGTATCAAAATGAAAAAAGGTGAAAATATATTTACACCTTTTTTTGGAAGTAATGGTATCGTATTTATTGATGGGAAGAGATATTATAACCCTTTAAATACACAAAATAGATATTATGGATCAGGTAGAAGTAGAATAAAAAATCCATATTATGGAAAAGAAAAAATTTCAATAGAGTTTATAAACTTTAGATTTGTAGGTATTTATGATACTGTTCCTCACTTTGGTATAAAACAGTCAAATGATTTTGAGTCTTTAAATTTAAACTTTTTTAAAGATGGGAATGATGAAAAAATAGGTCAAGTTGTTCATCTTATGGCAAGTGATGAGTTTCGGTATAACTTTGATGCATACTCTATTTTTTTAGATAAAAATCAAGAGTTACAAAAAACAGATGGAATAACTTTAAGTGGTGGTAAAAAGTTTGAAGAGTATTTTATTCCTGGATCTCATTCTGATGTTGGAGGCGGATATAACACTTCTAGTGAAACTACTTTATTAACTAAAAGATATGTTAAAGACTATGATAAAATCCCAATAAATATAGAAAATATATTGATAGCATGGAATAAAAAATATAATTGGCTAAAAACAAATAATATTTCAAAAGTAAAATTAAAAGATGATATAAAAGAAAATAATGAAGATGGATTTTATTATTGTATTGTTCCTGAAGTGATTACCGGAACATCCATGCTTCAACCAGTTCTTTTTTTATATATGCATAAAAAAGAGATTTTAAATAAATATGAATATGTAACATTGAAAATTATGTATGAAAGAGCTATTTATAAAGATATGACAAATGGCAAACATTTGGGTAAAAAAGAAGCTTTAGAGATTGTTCCTTTTGGTTCTTTATCTTTATATAGTTTAAAAAAAGATGATTTTTTAACTAGTATATATAAAGTATTGGAAGTAAAAGGAGAGTTTAAAAATGATGATGATAAATATAAAAAACTAAAAGATAATTATATTCATCACTCTTCAAAATATGCTGATTTTGTAAATAAAGCCTCTTTTAAGAATAAAGACAAAACTGATTTTTATGGAAAAAGAGTTATCTATACTGCATCTGGAGAGAAGTTTACAAGAGGATAA
- a CDS encoding nitrogen fixation protein NifZ: protein MAANGYEHKSIVDVNTTLYDEVTASRSANDEEKPKFFVGQQVKLLKDIVNDGTYPFCSIGTVMMPAGSIGYIRKIGEFLQVIRVYEVHFLGVNSALVEIVGCRENELFAMQKYEDEFEKEMQYLKRHREKFKKINKGE from the coding sequence GTGGCTGCTAATGGATACGAACATAAATCAATAGTAGATGTAAATACTACATTATACGATGAGGTAACAGCAAGTAGGTCTGCAAATGATGAGGAAAAACCTAAATTTTTTGTAGGACAACAAGTAAAACTGTTAAAAGATATTGTAAATGATGGAACTTATCCTTTTTGTTCAATTGGTACGGTTATGATGCCAGCTGGTTCAATAGGATATATACGAAAAATAGGTGAATTTCTTCAAGTAATAAGAGTTTATGAAGTTCATTTTTTAGGTGTAAACTCTGCATTAGTTGAAATAGTTGGATGTAGAGAAAATGAGTTATTTGCAATGCAAAAGTATGAAGATGAATTTGAAAAAGAGATGCAATATTTAAAAAGGCATAGAGAAAAATTCAAAAAAATCAATAAAGGAGAATAG